Below is a window of Deltaproteobacteria bacterium DNA.
CCTCGGGTTGAAATGGGCCTCCAGCAGCTCTTCTGCACCGGGTAAAGTCCTTCCGGTCCTGACAATGTCCAGCCCGGCAGCCGATGATCCCACCGGGCCTGTGACAAAGAGAGTGTCGCCAACCTCGGCCCCGGATCTATAGACGATCTCCTTTTCGGATGCCTCTCCAATCACGGCCACATTGACCACTATATGCTTCGGGGAAAAGGAGGTATCCCCACCCAGAAGATTCACGGCAAATTCTCTTGCCAGAGATTTCATGCCTTCATAGAGAGATTCGAGGTAGGCGAGTTCCACTGTTTCGGGAACAGCAATAGAAACAAGTGCTTCCCGGGGAGCGCCGCCCATGGCGGCAATGTCTGAGAGATTGACCGCCAATGCCTTGCGGCCCAGCTTGTCTGCCGGGATCTCATCACGGTTGAAATGAACCTCTTCCACCAGCATATCCGTGGTAAAGAGGGCTACCAGATCCTCACCCATGCGAAACACGCCGCAGTCGTCGCCGATGCCCCTGAGCACCTGGCTCGGCCGCAGCAGACAACCACGGCGGATCCTTTCGATAAAGCCAAACTCACCTATATCCTTCAATTTCATCCAGTCCCTCGACCGGTCAGCATGGCGATGCCGCTAGAGGCAGGCCCCTTTTCAGCTGCACAGACAAGAAATTGAAAACTTTCCTAGTATAGCCACCTCATTGCAGCCCTTGCAGACGAGCCCCAGCGTCAAATTCCCCTCTTCCCCGGCCCTCTCGCCTGCCAGCCCCAGGAAGGCCAGGCCAGCGGCAGCTGCCTCCAGCGGGTTCCCATGCACCGCAGCAAAAGCGGCAATGATAGCGCTGGCAGCACAGCCGCTGCCTGCAATGGATGCCAGCAGTGGATGGCCGTTCCGGCAGCGCACCACAGAGTTGCCATCGGTAATCAGGTCAATGGGACCAGTTATGGCTATGACTGCAGGCAATTTCTCTGCTATTTGGCGGCCAACAGCGATTGCTTCCTCAACAGCGTGAGCAGCCTCCACTCCCCTCGGTTTGTCGCTTGTGCCAGCCAGGGCCAGGATTTCCGAGGCATTGCCACATATTACTGCCAGCTCAACCTCCTCGGTTATTCTCAGCACCAATTCACTGCGCAAATGTGTGGGAATGGCGCGCCGATTTGCCGTTTTTCCCGCCAAAATCATTGACTCGCCTCTTTTTTCAGAGGGCATGCCAAGATTCAGCACAAGAGCTCCGGCAGCTGAGACTATCTCCTCAACCTCTTTCATGTTGTGCGCCATTATTGGCGAAGCACCCATTGCCAGCAATACATTGGCAGTAAAATTCAACACCACCGGATTGCTAATGCAGTGAACCAACGGTCTCCTTTTTCTTACCTGTTCAAGCAGTAAACCAAGATTGTATTCGAGCATTTTTCC
It encodes the following:
- the thiL gene encoding thiamine-phosphate kinase, which encodes MKLKDIGEFGFIERIRRGCLLRPSQVLRGIGDDCGVFRMGEDLVALFTTDMLVEEVHFNRDEIPADKLGRKALAVNLSDIAAMGGAPREALVSIAVPETVELAYLESLYEGMKSLAREFAVNLLGGDTSFSPKHIVVNVAVIGEASEKEIVYRSGAEVGDTLFVTGPVGSSAAGLDIVRTGRTLPGAEELLEAHFNPRPHVRAGRLIGKSRLCHALIDVSDGLAADLGHLCRESRVGAVIEAERIPTTSVFQQYCAKYHLEQNLLSLHTGEDYVLLGAVPSAAADRVAEKLRAQGCKFYPIGRTVEEEGLWLRQIDGTVEKLEYGGWDHFSSGGRPYERNNS
- the thiM gene encoding hydroxyethylthiazole kinase, whose product is MLEYNLGLLLEQVRKRRPLVHCISNPVVLNFTANVLLAMGASPIMAHNMKEVEEIVSAAGALVLNLGMPSEKRGESMILAGKTANRRAIPTHLRSELVLRITEEVELAVICGNASEILALAGTSDKPRGVEAAHAVEEAIAVGRQIAEKLPAVIAITGPIDLITDGNSVVRCRNGHPLLASIAGSGCAASAIIAAFAAVHGNPLEAAAAGLAFLGLAGERAGEEGNLTLGLVCKGCNEVAILGKFSISCLCS